In Zunongwangia profunda SM-A87, the following proteins share a genomic window:
- a CDS encoding heme/hemin ABC transporter substrate-binding protein — protein MKLFKLSILLCVIAIVGCKNTESDMKSSQESESEKSQERIISLNGTLSEIISELGYQDQLVAVDVTSIYPENLKEKATDLGHVMNLNVEALLQQKPTQIFAVKKELSADIISQLNTLEVPVHYYEPEYSVEDAKNLINLVAKDLNTEAPEKITHNIENKLDVLEEFKSKPRVMFVYARGAGTLLVAGKETPVAKMIELAGGENAMNTYDDYRPLTTEAVAQANPDVLLFFDSGLQSVNGIEGLKGISGLANSTAVKKGQVVSMDGLLLTGFGPRTGEAAVQLNKELSQYAN, from the coding sequence ATGAAACTATTTAAACTGTCCATCCTTCTATGTGTTATCGCCATCGTTGGCTGTAAAAACACAGAATCTGATATGAAATCATCACAAGAATCTGAGTCAGAAAAATCACAGGAACGTATTATTAGCCTTAATGGAACACTAAGCGAAATTATTAGTGAATTAGGGTATCAGGATCAACTGGTAGCTGTAGATGTGACCAGCATTTACCCGGAAAACTTAAAAGAAAAGGCTACCGACCTTGGCCATGTGATGAATTTAAATGTGGAAGCCCTGCTTCAGCAAAAACCAACACAAATATTTGCGGTAAAAAAGGAATTATCTGCAGATATTATTTCCCAGCTTAATACTTTAGAAGTTCCTGTTCATTATTACGAACCTGAATATTCAGTAGAAGATGCTAAAAACCTGATAAACTTGGTAGCCAAAGATCTTAATACTGAAGCTCCGGAAAAAATAACCCACAACATCGAAAATAAGCTTGATGTTCTAGAGGAATTTAAAAGCAAACCAAGGGTAATGTTTGTCTATGCGCGTGGGGCCGGCACCTTGCTTGTGGCCGGGAAAGAGACTCCAGTGGCAAAAATGATCGAGCTTGCCGGTGGTGAAAACGCTATGAATACGTATGATGATTATCGCCCGCTTACTACAGAGGCTGTTGCACAGGCCAATCCCGATGTACTCTTATTTTTTGATAGCGGCTTACAAAGTGTAAACGGGATAGAAGGTTTAAAAGGAATATCGGGTTTAGCCAATTCTACCGCAGTAAAAAAAGGACAGGTAGTTAGCATGGATGGTTTATTATTAACAGGCTTTGGCCCCAGAACAGGAGAAGCCGCAGTCCAACTTAACAAAGAGCTTAGCCAATATGCAAACTAA
- a CDS encoding TonB-dependent receptor plug domain-containing protein has product MRFSVFICFSLIVGSLYSQRDSVRVNTLDEVLLFGNQYTISSIDKELFTVNTISAQQINQVGANNLADILNQQLNISITPNAADGRSTISMFGLSGDYVKILVDNVPLVSDNGYGNNIDITQINLEDIARIEIAEGAMGVLYGDNAVAGVINIITKKSTASKWNIRVSLQEETVGEEYNFEDEGRHIQNLAIAHNISDHWYASANFSRNDFNGFKNNYFGRDYFGLSGNSVVNDGLRGYEWNPKLQHSLNAMLKYGKMNFNFFYKFNYYNETLDIYNHSINPRIQNGEYDIIANDEQFVSNRFRHEAQAFGRINQIDYNLSLSYQTQTRDYENYVYDLRQQGKRSTTKNTTNQESDLWFSKGTFTNLLSKSADFSLTAGYEITYQEGYDAVASGAYSNDIAQQDLGNYDVFSQLSFTKKNWSFYPGVRLNNNSNYGSKLIWSTSANYKPAKNIKLQAVIGSAYKTPTFTNLYYYFVDANHDVRGNPDLTPEDGISYLISAEKTSVFNKQFQLQNNLKFFHFDIQDKIDLAVVGDNSQMQYLNISEYKILGVSTENNLSYKNFQTNIGLSYTGISQSLKTETSNPDDYLFSLNATAALRYYWPKAETRFSVLLKYNGELQQYFRDNDTNEFVKGTQEDYSLMDASINKYFFKKRFEVTLGARNLFNVVRVNNAAITAMGGHAAPATSLLFGYGRSYFLKLLYNLNM; this is encoded by the coding sequence ATGAGATTTTCAGTTTTTATTTGTTTCAGCCTAATTGTTGGGAGCCTTTATTCACAAAGGGATTCGGTAAGGGTTAATACATTAGATGAAGTGCTGTTATTTGGAAACCAGTATACCATTTCCAGTATCGATAAGGAATTATTCACTGTAAATACTATAAGTGCCCAGCAGATTAACCAGGTTGGAGCAAACAATCTTGCCGATATTTTAAATCAGCAATTAAACATCAGCATTACGCCCAATGCCGCAGACGGCCGTTCTACCATAAGTATGTTTGGATTGTCCGGCGATTACGTGAAAATTTTGGTCGATAATGTACCGCTGGTAAGTGATAATGGCTACGGCAATAATATAGACATTACGCAGATCAATCTGGAAGATATTGCCCGTATAGAAATCGCCGAAGGCGCTATGGGAGTTCTTTATGGTGATAACGCTGTTGCAGGAGTTATTAATATTATCACCAAAAAATCTACTGCTTCTAAATGGAATATTAGGGTAAGCTTACAGGAGGAAACGGTTGGTGAAGAATATAATTTTGAGGATGAAGGAAGGCATATCCAAAACTTAGCTATTGCACATAATATTTCAGATCACTGGTATGCTTCGGCTAATTTTTCGAGAAACGATTTTAATGGATTCAAAAATAATTACTTCGGGAGGGACTATTTTGGTTTATCGGGAAACAGTGTAGTTAATGACGGTCTTCGAGGTTACGAGTGGAATCCAAAGTTGCAGCATAGTTTAAATGCCATGCTGAAATATGGTAAAATGAACTTCAATTTTTTCTACAAGTTCAATTATTATAACGAAACCCTGGATATTTATAATCATTCGATTAATCCAAGAATTCAGAATGGAGAATACGATATCATAGCTAACGACGAGCAATTCGTAAGCAACCGATTTAGGCATGAAGCCCAGGCTTTTGGACGTATAAATCAGATAGATTATAATCTTTCACTATCGTATCAAACCCAAACCAGAGACTATGAGAATTATGTGTATGATCTTAGGCAGCAAGGTAAACGGAGTACCACTAAAAATACCACTAATCAGGAAAGTGATCTTTGGTTTTCTAAGGGAACGTTTACCAACTTATTGTCTAAATCGGCCGATTTTAGCCTAACCGCAGGTTACGAAATCACCTATCAGGAGGGATATGATGCCGTGGCCAGCGGAGCCTATTCCAATGATATTGCCCAGCAGGATTTGGGGAATTACGATGTGTTTTCTCAGCTTTCTTTTACCAAAAAGAACTGGTCTTTTTATCCAGGCGTTCGCTTAAACAATAATTCTAATTACGGTAGTAAACTTATTTGGTCTACCAGTGCTAATTACAAGCCGGCAAAGAATATAAAACTCCAGGCGGTTATAGGGTCGGCTTATAAAACACCAACTTTCACTAATTTATACTACTATTTTGTAGATGCTAATCATGATGTTCGTGGTAATCCCGATTTGACCCCGGAAGACGGAATTTCTTATCTGATCTCTGCGGAAAAAACTTCAGTCTTCAATAAGCAATTTCAGCTTCAGAATAATCTGAAATTCTTCCATTTTGATATTCAGGATAAAATAGACCTGGCGGTAGTGGGGGATAATTCACAGATGCAATATTTAAATATCAGCGAATATAAAATCCTGGGAGTGTCTACTGAAAACAACTTGAGCTATAAAAATTTTCAAACCAATATCGGATTAAGTTATACCGGGATTTCACAAAGCCTGAAAACCGAAACATCTAATCCAGATGATTATCTGTTCAGTTTAAATGCTACGGCGGCGCTTCGATATTACTGGCCAAAAGCAGAAACACGTTTTTCAGTATTATTAAAATATAACGGCGAGTTACAGCAATATTTTAGAGATAACGATACCAACGAATTTGTAAAGGGAACGCAGGAAGATTACTCGTTAATGGACGCCAGTATCAATAAATATTTTTTTAAGAAACGTTTTGAAGTTACCCTGGGTGCCAGAAATCTATTTAATGTCGTTCGTGTAAACAATGCGGCTATTACCGCTATGGGCGGTCATGCTGCGCCAGCAACTTCACTATTGTTTGGGTATGGCCGCTCTTATTTTTTAAAACTTTTATATAACCTTAATATGTAA
- a CDS encoding HmuY family protein gives MKKNILLQLFCLSFVVFSCSSDDDNVSVIEIPAVESAVLDIESGGSNEPNQVYIDLSTEKTTVVRRDSWELGFISTENRVVLNSSILVSAVKLDGINDIDAVSEDTSLVTPMNLKSLNLATFQSVDVSVTTVEELLVGLPIGYSMYGDPENNISFTDSSIGDLDDTAIGDIANSETDAEVYVVSLGSEIPNDPAEPGSVNHTGDHRGFYKIKVFMDNNDYVLQYAPLGENSHSQVVINKNETYNFTGFSLANGTEVDVEPNKGNWDINYTSVYSYYGSMGGMNAGLTYSDYVVHNTLNGVGVYMVLTEEPGEGEDADPVATGAPSYEDFTLDDINENKLVFNDRALIASGWRSTSNGAKSDRYYIIKDTDGNFYKLKFTALLNEQGERGYPQIVYDLL, from the coding sequence ATGAAAAAGAATATTTTACTTCAATTATTTTGCCTCTCTTTTGTCGTGTTTAGCTGTAGTAGCGATGATGATAATGTGAGTGTTATCGAAATTCCCGCAGTAGAAAGTGCGGTGCTAGATATAGAATCTGGAGGTTCGAATGAACCTAATCAGGTATATATCGATCTAAGTACAGAAAAGACAACTGTAGTTCGTCGTGATAGCTGGGAACTTGGTTTTATAAGTACTGAAAACCGGGTGGTTTTAAATTCGTCGATTTTAGTTTCAGCAGTAAAACTTGATGGCATTAATGATATCGATGCGGTTAGTGAGGATACTTCGTTAGTAACTCCAATGAATTTAAAATCACTTAATCTTGCGACGTTTCAATCAGTAGATGTGAGCGTAACAACAGTAGAAGAGTTACTTGTTGGTTTACCAATAGGATATTCTATGTATGGAGATCCAGAAAACAATATATCCTTTACAGATAGCAGCATTGGAGATTTGGATGATACAGCCATAGGAGATATTGCAAACTCTGAAACTGATGCTGAGGTTTATGTGGTTTCTCTTGGAAGTGAAATCCCAAATGATCCAGCCGAACCAGGATCTGTAAATCATACTGGTGATCACCGTGGCTTTTATAAGATTAAAGTGTTTATGGATAACAATGATTATGTATTGCAGTATGCTCCCCTAGGCGAAAATTCACATTCACAAGTTGTGATCAATAAAAATGAAACGTACAATTTTACTGGTTTTAGCTTAGCAAACGGTACTGAAGTTGATGTAGAGCCAAACAAGGGAAACTGGGATATAAACTATACCAGTGTATATTCTTACTACGGAAGTATGGGGGGGATGAATGCCGGTTTAACGTATTCAGATTATGTAGTGCATAATACTTTAAACGGAGTAGGGGTTTATATGGTACTTACGGAAGAACCTGGTGAAGGAGAAGATGCAGATCCTGTAGCCACCGGAGCACCATCTTACGAAGATTTTACCTTAGACGATATAAACGAAAATAAACTTGTATTCAACGATCGCGCACTAATCGCTAGTGGATGGCGCTCTACCAGTAATGGTGCAAAATCAGATCGTTACTATATTATAAAGGATACCGATGGTAACTTTTACAAGCTAAAATTTACCGCGTTGCTCAATGAACAAGGGGAACGCGGTTATCCTCAGATCGTCTACGATCTTTTATAA
- a CDS encoding ChaN family lipoprotein, protein MKNFFTTVLILFIICNLKAQQLKAYAIYDAEGNEVSFQKMSDSLSNYEVVLFGEFHDHPVVHWLQKKLTEKLYAKNANLVLGAEMFEADNQLILDEYLQDKIPQNRFEEEMRLWNNYKTDYKPLIEFAKTNNLQFVATNVPRRYASVVSKYGLDTLKTYAKEAQSYFAKLPITVDTITPGYAEMFGMMSAHGMEADAMKFVEAQAIKDATMAEKIIDYLPKNGIFLHYNGDYHSKSFGGIYWYLKAMQPDLKIAVIRVAQSKNESLEFIEDKTGTGNFILFIPEDFTRTY, encoded by the coding sequence ATGAAAAACTTTTTTACCACCGTATTAATACTTTTTATTATTTGCAATCTTAAAGCACAGCAATTAAAAGCCTATGCGATTTATGATGCTGAAGGAAATGAAGTTTCCTTTCAAAAAATGAGCGATAGTTTATCGAATTATGAGGTGGTGCTTTTTGGGGAATTTCATGATCACCCCGTGGTCCATTGGCTTCAGAAGAAACTTACTGAAAAATTATATGCCAAAAACGCGAATCTAGTGTTAGGGGCAGAGATGTTTGAAGCCGACAATCAATTGATTCTCGATGAATACCTTCAGGATAAGATTCCGCAGAACCGTTTTGAAGAAGAAATGCGACTGTGGAATAACTATAAAACTGATTATAAGCCTTTAATTGAATTTGCCAAAACCAACAATTTACAGTTTGTGGCTACCAATGTGCCCAGGCGTTATGCATCGGTAGTTTCAAAATATGGACTGGATACCTTAAAAACCTATGCAAAAGAAGCACAATCTTACTTTGCAAAACTCCCCATAACAGTAGATACGATTACTCCCGGTTATGCTGAAATGTTTGGAATGATGAGCGCTCACGGAATGGAGGCTGACGCGATGAAGTTCGTAGAAGCACAAGCGATTAAAGATGCTACTATGGCTGAAAAGATCATTGATTATTTACCCAAAAATGGTATTTTTTTACATTACAATGGCGATTATCATAGCAAAAGTTTTGGCGGTATTTACTGGTATTTAAAAGCAATGCAACCCGATTTAAAAATCGCGGTAATTCGTGTAGCGCAAAGCAAAAATGAATCTTTAGAGTTTATAGAAGACAAAACCGGTACCGGTAATTTTATACTTTTTATTCCAGAAGATTTTACGCGTACTTACTAA
- a CDS encoding lipid-binding SYLF domain-containing protein: MKTKKKLNFGFLTLLTLFVFSTVHLNAQTEKQKDLIDDATASKAIFVKEEPEMSALFEKAAGYVIFPNVGEGAYILGGAAGNGVLFENGQVAGFSELKQLDIGLQIGGQAYRQAILFQTASE, translated from the coding sequence ATGAAGACGAAAAAGAAATTAAACTTTGGTTTCCTGACGCTATTAACACTATTTGTTTTTAGCACAGTTCACCTGAACGCACAGACCGAAAAGCAAAAGGATTTAATCGACGATGCTACAGCATCTAAAGCTATTTTTGTTAAAGAAGAACCCGAAATGAGCGCGCTTTTTGAAAAAGCAGCTGGCTATGTGATTTTTCCAAATGTTGGGGAAGGGGCTTATATTTTGGGTGGAGCCGCAGGAAACGGAGTACTTTTTGAAAATGGGCAGGTAGCTGGTTTTTCAGAGTTAAAACAATTAGATATCGGTTTGCAGATAGGAGGGCAGGCCTATAGACAGGCTATTTTATTTCAAACAGCATCTGAATAG